One Mugil cephalus isolate CIBA_MC_2020 chromosome 12, CIBA_Mcephalus_1.1, whole genome shotgun sequence DNA segment encodes these proteins:
- the LOC125017221 gene encoding zinc finger protein 654-like — protein sequence MADNESDLETDGLELALDTLCSRHCSDELSLKSKEYCSEFCGLVEEYTGQWHVPLPQLKVLRTALCNFTKATAAFPDDCQHIHYVLSSMALSFFELMLFFSKEEFLEEPLKDILDSFQACHSRLLRHRNIYLHHVKQIMKAGGPWESPVLQGILKEEDLPPNEVEDYLSSELPVFLELRVRYLQACERIKEAMALSKSCLENREAGKHLFFHQAYLTCLYKASLHENLHKKMAEIDGRDAVEIICNTESVEKDELLLSLCKAFLTQQLHNGDMYYIWDLVFIWSRLYLRAHPSRQGFLAECLQLASSATNVRAIFPFIKLVTTELGGEGVQVCVELCAQALQLCDIKADSVTQSLVCKTIAFLLPHDLEICRACALLVFCQERSLEAYRTVCLLYMHPDQEPHPHNSPVRTCVRFHILQMLKERLCFDPEFWNLLTIRTRCLELISDNVMKAAVLSEMKEEEEKEYREELLTNNCVTDSCAHTCHCTGVAFVNQDLPEEEMTDEEARKHTVELPLTSRRWRRRLRRRQLPMSDDEVDLSDDPEFKYNVKSTSKGKKPVYSLRRNHTNKENSASAKLPINRKREYLSRCVKSQILKRKGRKKRWLQGLPRLEPVPAVKEKNGKVRGRKPGWKLLPKLELSYPDNEMPYAEEESGFVDKIDTEDRDQEMPHLECELNIDSEKKETKLEQMNELEREHAHMVCGSSLGDETQEESVTQLGPKLCDGPSDGQCAFPAVEANPELDGPSLELLECPVEQWHSYTLKSKALDSEKLQPSESEELNGNTEEEDQPTDETKVLKTEVKAKSTWRERVLRTQQYGHLEYHCNVCHKVYKGLNVMRHALSHLKSKKLRCILCGKRFKQLSFAKKHVLEHIETMCKEKPPDKNPDTPAANGIVDKGEGQCPTPEQKRGGKPKVSTLGREERIIRNLRTLIKKTSVLHTKCKKPDSNIFRQVHFKDEQVVIKDGLVVVSHPSLVAKEEKVEGAETPAGENGFSLEITYHLCPSESCDRVFLKLSSTLMKHAIKCHINEENVLEKTFVWSKHKCTLCLRQIQSLQHYKEHMKLHSSPLPHFCYHMECNQRFLTQLELKEHINTHKPFRPQCPFTECEKLFSSLLGLYDHEWRHYIPVPQREEPESGSSRQTEQSTEAPWKQRVKVEEMWLQNKKAQRESPTPEASSFEDVKAKIQTDDQQCTDDIHNCPENLSCEHTDGVKPTINGYEDGIINASERSQTDGGATAQSKRSRKKPGIKLDPLNVKDLEDMATISEGVQQKLEEPHITEHKTFKPEDPAYATFVKAPFIRPPPSTYLDESLLSMRKRRSTDEAAPKKAVNWNHKKNKDSASEREQDNDVAPEHKVRQRCDKCLSSFSSLEELQKHRTLNTCSALFGFDSDDES from the exons ATGGCGGACAACGAGAGTGATTTAGAAACAGACGGGCTTGAATTAGCCCTGGACACACTGTGTAGTAGACACTGCAGCGACGAGTTGTCTCTGAAGAGCAAGGAATATTGCTCTGAGTTCTGTGGG CTAGTTGAGGAGTACACAGGGCAATGGCACGTTCCTCTGCCTCAGCTGAAGGTGCTGCGGACTGCACTCTGTAATTTCACCAAAGCCACTGCTGCCTTCCCCGACGACTGTCAACACATCCACTATGTTCTCAGCAGTATGGCCCT GAGCTTTTTCGAATTGATGCTGTTTTTCAGCAAGGAGGAATTTCTGGAGGAACCTTTAAAAGACATCCTTGATTCTTTTCAG GCATGCCACTCCCGACTCCTGAGGCACAGGAACATCTACCTTCACCATGTAAAGCAGATTATGAAAGCAGGAGGCCCATGGGAGAGTCCAGTTTTGCAAGGAATCTTGAAGGAGGAAGACTTGCCTCCTAATGAAG TTGAGGACTACTTGAGCTCAGAATTGCCAGTATTCTTGGAGCTGCGGGTTCGATATCTGCAGGCCTGTGAACGAATAAAGGAGGCAATGGCCCTGTCTAAAAGCTGCCTGGAAAACCGTGAGGCTGGAAAGCATCTGTTCTTCCATCAGGCCTACCTGACCTGCCTCTACAAGGCCTCGCTGCATGAAAACCTTCACAAGAAG ATGGCAGAGATTGACGGCCGTGACGCAGTGGAGATTATCTGCAACACAGAGAGTGTTGAAAAAGATGAGCTTTTATTGTCGCTGTGTAAAGCCTTTCTTACCCAGCAGCTACACAATGGAGACATGTATTACATTTG GGACCTGGTGTTCATCTGGAGCAGGTTGTATCTAAGGGCCCATCCCTCCAGACAAGGTTTCTTGGCTGAGTGCTTGCAGCTGGCTTCCTCTGCTACCAATGTCAGAGCCATCTTCCCCTTCATCAAACTGGTCACTACAGAG ctGGGTGGTGAAGGAGTCCAGGTCTGTGTGGAGCTTTGTGCCCAGGCGTTGCAGCTGTGTGACATCAAGGCTGACTCTGTAACCCAGTCACTGGTCTGCAAGACCATCGCCTTCCTGCTCCCTCATGACCTGGAGATCTGTCGAGCGTGTGCCCTGCTCGTCTTCTGCCAGGAACGAAGTCTGGAGGCATACCGAACGGTCTGTCTGCTCTACATGCACCCTGACCAGGAGCCGCATCCCCACAACAGCCCTGTCCGGACATGTGTTCGATTTCATATCCTGCAG ATGCTCAAGGAGCGCCTGTGTTTTGACCCTGAATTTTGGAACCTCCTCACCATCAGGACCCGCTGCTTAGAGTTGATAAGTGACAATGTCATGAAAGCTGCTGTTCTCAgtgagatgaaagaggaagaagagaaggaataCAGAGAAGAACTGTTAACAAATAATTGTGTAACTGACTCTTGCGCGCATACATGCCATTGCACTGGAGTTGCATTTGTGAACCAAGACCTTCCAGAAGAGGAAATGACAGATGAAGAGGCGAGAAAGCATACCGTTGAACTGCCACTGACTagcaggagatggaggagaaggctGAGAAGGAGACAACTACCCATGTCTGATGATGAGGTGGATCTCAGTGACGATCCAGAGTTCAAATACAATGTCAAATCCACTTCAAAGGGTAAAAAGCCAGTATACTCACTAAGACGCAATCACACTAACAAGGAAAATTCTGCCTCTGCAAAGCTCCCTATAAACCGCAAGAGAGAATACTTATCTAGATGCGTTAAGAGCCaaattttgaaaagaaaaggtcGGAAGAAAAGGTGGCTGCAGGGTCTTCCGAGGCTGGAACCTGTGCCGGCGGTTAAAGAGAAAAATGGCAAAGTCAGAGGGAGAAAACCGGGATGGAAGCTTTTACCAAAACTGGAACTCTCTTACCCTGACAATGAGATGCCCTATGCTGAAGAGGAGTCAGGTTTTGTGGACAAAATAGACACAGAAGACCGAGATCAGGAGATGCCTCACTTGGAGTGCGAACTTAACATCGACAgcgaaaagaaagaaaccaaacttGAGCAAATGAATGAACTTGAGAGAGAACATGCCCACATGGTCTGTGGAAGTAGTCTTGGTGACGAAACCCAAGAGGAATCCGTAACGCAGCTAGGACCCAAGCTTTGTGATGGTCCTAGTGATGGTCAATGTGCATTTCCTGCAGTTGAAGCGAATCCTGAGCTTGACGGTCCATCGTTAGAGTTGTTGGAGTGTCCAGTAGAACAGTGGCACAGTTACACCCTTAAGTCCAAAGCGCTCGACAGTGAAAAACTGCAACCTTCAGAATCTGAGGAACTTAATGGCAACACAGAAGAGGAGGATCAAccaacagatgaaacaaaagtcTTAAAAACTGAG GTGAAAGCCAAGAGCACATGGAGGGAAAGAGTGCTCCGTACTCAACAGTATGGCCATTTGGAGTACCACTGCAACGTCTGCCACAAAGTCTACAAGGGCTTGAATGTTATGAGGCACGCTCTGTCACATCTCAAGTCTAAAAAACTACGATGTATACTTTGTGGAAAACGCTTTAAACAGCTCTCATTCGCCAAAAAGCATGTGTTGGAACACATTGAGACGATGTGCAAAGAGAAGCCCCCTGATAAGAACCCGGACACTCCAGCTGCTAATGGAATTGTAGATAAGGGGGAAGGTCAGTGCCCGACTCCTGAACAAAAACGGGGAGGAAAACCTAAAGTGTCGACGCTCGGGAGGGAAGAACGCATCATCAGGAACCTCCGCACACTCATCAAAAAGACGTCCGTGCTTCACACTAAATGCAAAAAACCTGACTCTAACATATTCAGGCAGGTACACTTCAAGGATGAGCAGGTGGTCATTAAGGACGGACTGGTGGTTGTGAGCCATCCGTCTTTGGTGGCGAAGGAAGAAAAAGTGGAGGGGGCGGAGACGCCGGCAGGAGAAAACGGCTTCAGTTTGGAGATCACGTATCACCTGTGCCCGTCGGAGTCCTGTGATAGGGTGTTCCTGAAGCTCAGCAGCACGCTGATGAAGCATGCTATCAAATGCCACATTAACGAAGAgaatgtgctggagaagacttttGTTTGGTCGAAGCATAAATGCACCCTCTGCCTCAG GCAGATCCAGTCTCTCCAGCATTACAAGGAACACATGAAGCTCCACAGCTCTCCACTCCCGCACTTCTGCTACCACATGGAGTGTAATCAGCGCTTCCTGACACAGCTGGAATTAAAGGAGCACATCAATACCCACAAGCCCTTCAGACCTCAGTGTCCGTTCACAGAGTGTGAGAAGCTTTTCTCGAGCCTTCTGGGTCTTTATGACCACGAATGGAGACATTACATCCCAGTACCTCAGAGAGAGGAGCCGGAGTCGGGGTCCAGCAGACAGACGGAGCAAAGCACTGAAGCGCCCTGGAAGCAGAGAGTGAAGGTTGAAGAGATGTGGCTGCAGAATAAGAAGGCGCAGAGGGAGAGTCCCACTCCTGAAGCTTCCAGTTTTGAGGATGTCAAGGCAAAAATTCAAACTGACGATCAGCAATGTACAGACGATATTCACAATTGTCCAGAGAATCTCAGCTGTGAGCACACGGACGGCGTCAAACCCACCATCAATGGCTACGAGGATGGGATAATAAACGCGTCGGAGAGATCGCAAACTGACGGAGGTGCAACCGCACAAAGCAAGAGGAGTCGGAAAAAACCAGGCATCAAGTTGGACCCGTTAAATGTCAAAGATCTCGAGGACATGGCCACTATATCTGAGGGAGTTCAGCAGAAACTGGAAGAGCCGCACATTACTGAGCATAAAACCTTCAAGCCCGAAGATCCCGCCTACGCAACTTTCGTCAAAGCCCCCTTCATCCGGCCGCCACCCTCCACTTACCTGGATGAATCTTTGCTCTCCATGCGGAAGAGGAGGTCCACTGATGAGGCCGCCCCCAAGAAAGCTGTTAATTGGAAtcataagaaaaacaaagactcGGCCTCAGAAAGGGAGCAGGACAACGACGTGGCTCCCGAGCACAAAGTGAGGCAACGCTGTGACAAATGTCTTTCTTCCTTCAGCAGCTTAGAGGAGTTGCAGAAACACCGAACCCTTAACACTTGCTCTGCTCTCTTTGGCTTCGATTCGGATGATGAAA GCTAG